The Macrobrachium nipponense isolate FS-2020 chromosome 1, ASM1510439v2, whole genome shotgun sequence genome includes a window with the following:
- the LOC135219448 gene encoding hormone receptor 4-like isoform X3, whose translation MVDIRVEQPPPHTAPMIPQGIMTVTLLQCEGVKMSLFQDLKLKRRKVDSRCSSDGESLAESSSCSPDSGSSGGETSSCSPVQPQATYLPPESPRASPHLHPHIERSSPDSAGNEFGEVKSSRDYEQEEDPRDAHVFDGGGTQPVSSSGVSVMSHSSGMQDAHPSDEVDPPERMSTTPPPPDTSEHLPEISSVSTGTPLPPPLVSLAPPLNGLGAMPATPYTLAVSMAGLAPSIASSAMGLRCGAPVSVAPPYWVGGGGSGGGGSVAGPGASRVNGVRPELISGGIVQSSPAAPPPAAAPADSSRAGYSPRLQRTPTVIMGEAGGVKTMFWTGPSESITPVSQAPREVISCPSTPCVYGADTSDAVRASVDALMSLGQDRRGSPPQLSPSSTLSLSPSARSPITPSSRSPHTNPPISRSPYTVAPSSPGYQVVRGLGSPQSSPGDLHLLQNSSYVHSPTSVETQRHPSAPLNMERLWAGDRSQLPQTQPDSQAALNLTTVGMWGARANGMDTGVGVPAQPTQTEEDEDDQPMICMICEDRATGLHYGIITCEGCKGFFKRTVQNKRVYTCVADGDCEITKAQRNRCQYCRFQKCLRQGMVLAAVREDRMPGGRNSGAVYNLYKVKYKKKNKKNGQMKPGAPASEKKLSLDPLMTSGTTSLANSPIPMPISSALTPPVTSPITSGLNSGHILKAALTNPSEVAHFRQRLDNNVTSTRERLLPYPVAEAMIRLLIECDDFEDIATLKNLDDLLDHKSDLSTKLRQLGDSISIKLVQWTKRLPFYHELPVEVHTRLLTHKWHELLVLTTSAYQAIYGLQKLGSRSSDGTEAEFHQEVSNNLCTLQTCLNSMMGRPITMDQLRQEVGVMVEKITHVTLALRKAKIQIEEYVCLKVITMLNQVARSGHSELEVIQERYMNCLRTYCETHYPFQPNRYQDLLVRLPDIQAAAAKLLETKMLYVPFLLNSTINR comes from the exons GAATTATGACGGTGACGTTGCTCCAGTGTGAGGGCGTCAAGATGAGCCTCTTCCAAGACCTTAAGCTCAAGCGCCGAAAGGTTGACTCCCG GTGCAGCAGTGATGGCGAAAGCTTGGCGGAGTCATCGTCGTGCTCCCCGGACTCGGGGTCATCAGGAGGGGAAACTTCCTCCTGCAGCCCAGTCCAGCCCCAGGCAACGTACCTGCCACCGGAGTCACCCCGGGCTTCCCCTCACTTACATCCCcatattgaaag GTCCTCCCCTGACAGTGCTGGAAATGAGTTCGGAGAGGTCAAAAGCAGTAGAGACTATGAACAAGAAGAAGATCCCCGTGATGCTCATGTCTTTGATGGAGGTGGAACACAACCAGTGTCTTCATCTGGGGTGTCAGTGATGTCTCACTCTTCTGGTATGCAAGATGCCCACCCTAGTGATGAAGTTGACCCTCCTGAAAGGATGTCAACTACCCCTCCACCTCCTGATACTAGTGAGCATTTACCAGAAATTAGCTCTGTATCTACAGGCACACCCCTTCCGCCACCATTGGTATCACTGGCTCCTCCACTGAATGGATTGGGTGCCATGCCAGCAACCCCTTACACTCTGGCTGTATCCATGGCAGGCCTAGCTCCTAGCATTGCCAGCTCAGCAATGGGCCTTCGTTGTGGAGCGCCCGTTTCTGTAGCACCACCTTActgggtaggaggaggaggcagtGGTGGTGGTGGCAGTGTGGCAGGCCCTGGAGCCAGTCGTGTGAATGGAGTTCGACCTGAATTAATAAGTGGTGGTATTGTCCAATCTTCTCCCGCTGCTCCTCCACCAGCAGCTGCCCCAGCTGATAGCAGTAGAGCTGGGTATTCACCCCGTCTACAGCGCACACCTACAGTTATTATGGGAGAGGCAGGGGGAGTTAAAACAATGTTTTGGACAGGACCAAGTGAATCCATTACACCAGTATCTCAGGCACCACGAGAAGTGATTTCATGCCCCAGTACTCCTTGTGTTTATGGTGCGGATACAAGTGATGCAGTGCGTGCCTCAGTAGATGCCCTCATGTCATTAGGACAAGACAGAAGAGGATCACCCCCACAACTCTCCCCGTCTAGTACTTTATCCCTGTCACCATCAGCCCGCTCTCCTATAACTCCCAGTTCAAGGTCTCCTCATACCAATCCCCCAATTTCTCGTTCCCCATATACAGTAGCCCCATCTTCTCCTGGTTACCAAGTAGTACGTGGCCTAGGGTCTCCACAAAGTTCCCCCGGAGACCTTCATCTACTACAGAATAGTTCTTATGTACACTCACCCACCAGTGTTGAAACTCAAAGACATCCTTCAGCTCCACTCAATATGGAAAGACTTTGGGCTGGAGACAGAAGTCAGTTGCCTCAAACTCAGCCAGATTCTCAAGCAGCTCTCAATCTAACTACTGTCGGGATGTGGGGAGCTCGTGCCAATGGCATGGATACTGGAGTTGGTGTTCCAGCACAGCCTACTCAaacagaagaagatgaagatgaccAACCAATGATATGTATGATCTGTGAGGACCGGGCAACTGGTCTTCATTATGGCATCATCACTTGTGAAGG GTGCAAAGGTTTTTTCAAGAGAACAGTGCAAAATAAGCGGGTGTACACTTGTGTAGCTGATGGTGATTGTGAAATCACAAAAGCACAGCGTAACCGATGTCAGTATTGTCGATTCCAGAAATGTTTACGTCAAGGCATGGTTCTTGCTG CTGTGAGAGAAGACCGAATGCCTGGCGGTCGTAACTCTGGAgcagtatataatttatacaag GTAAAgtacaaaaagaagaataagaagaatggTCAAATGAAACCAGGAGCCCCTGCCTCTGAGAAGAAATTAAGCCTAGATCCATTGATGACGTCAGGTACAACTTCTTTAGCGAACTCTCCCATCCCAATGCCAATTTCCAGTGCCCTCACACCTCCTGTCACCTCGCCCATTACCAGTGGCCTCAATAGTGGGCACATTCTTAAGGCTGCCCTCACCAACCCATCAGAG GTAGCACATTTCCGGCAACGACTGGATAATAATGTAACTTCAACTAGAGAGAGATTGTTGCCGTACCCTGTTGCAGAGGCCATGATCCGGTTACTTATAGAATGTGATGACTTCGAAGACATTGCTACTTTGAAG AATCTGGACGATTTACTCGATCACAAAAGTGACTTATCAACCAAGTTACGACAATTGGGAGATTCTATATCCATAAAACTTGTTCAGTGGACCAAACGCCTTCCTTTCTACCATGAACTCCCAGTTGAGGTCCATACGCGACTTCTTACACACAAGTGGCATGAGCTTCTGGTCCTCACCACTTCAGCCTATCAGGCAATTTATGGTCTTCAGAAACTTGGGTCCAGATCTTCAGATGGTACTGAAGCAGAGTTCCATCAGGAG GTGTCCAACAATCTTTGTACCTTGCAAACCTGTCTTAATTCTATGATGGGTAGACCTATTACAATGGACCAGTTGCGGCAGGAGGTTGGCGTGATGGTTGAAAAAATTACTCATGTCACATTGGCATTGCGCAAAGCCAAAATACAGATTGAGGAATATGTATGTCTGAAAGTCATAACCATGTTGAATCAGG TTGCAAGGAGTGGCCATAGTGAGCTGGAAGTAATTCAAGAGAGGTATATGAATTGCCTTCGAACATACTGTGAAACCCACTACCCTTTCCAACCCAACAGATACCAGGACTTACTAGTCAGACTTCCAGAT atccaagcagcagcagcaaaacTTCTAGAAACCAAGATGTTGTACGTCCCTTTCCTGTTGAACTCCACCATCAACAGATAG
- the LOC135219448 gene encoding hormone receptor 4-like isoform X2 codes for MLTASSPSSGYFPKEYLRPYEYRPSSYHKSKSHSLKRHRHGIMTVTLLQCEGVKMSLFQDLKLKRRKVDSRCSSDGESLAESSSCSPDSGSSGGETSSCSPVQPQATYLPPESPRASPHLHPHIERSSPDSAGNEFGEVKSSRDYEQEEDPRDAHVFDGGGTQPVSSSGVSVMSHSSGMQDAHPSDEVDPPERMSTTPPPPDTSEHLPEISSVSTGTPLPPPLVSLAPPLNGLGAMPATPYTLAVSMAGLAPSIASSAMGLRCGAPVSVAPPYWVGGGGSGGGGSVAGPGASRVNGVRPELISGGIVQSSPAAPPPAAAPADSSRAGYSPRLQRTPTVIMGEAGGVKTMFWTGPSESITPVSQAPREVISCPSTPCVYGADTSDAVRASVDALMSLGQDRRGSPPQLSPSSTLSLSPSARSPITPSSRSPHTNPPISRSPYTVAPSSPGYQVVRGLGSPQSSPGDLHLLQNSSYVHSPTSVETQRHPSAPLNMERLWAGDRSQLPQTQPDSQAALNLTTVGMWGARANGMDTGVGVPAQPTQTEEDEDDQPMICMICEDRATGLHYGIITCEGCKGFFKRTVQNKRVYTCVADGDCEITKAQRNRCQYCRFQKCLRQGMVLAAVREDRMPGGRNSGAVYNLYKVKYKKKNKKNGQMKPGAPASEKKLSLDPLMTSGTTSLANSPIPMPISSALTPPVTSPITSGLNSGHILKAALTNPSEVAHFRQRLDNNVTSTRERLLPYPVAEAMIRLLIECDDFEDIATLKNLDDLLDHKSDLSTKLRQLGDSISIKLVQWTKRLPFYHELPVEVHTRLLTHKWHELLVLTTSAYQAIYGLQKLGSRSSDGTEAEFHQEVSNNLCTLQTCLNSMMGRPITMDQLRQEVGVMVEKITHVTLALRKAKIQIEEYVCLKVITMLNQVARSGHSELEVIQERYMNCLRTYCETHYPFQPNRYQDLLVRLPDIQAAAAKLLETKMLYVPFLLNSTINR; via the exons GAATTATGACGGTGACGTTGCTCCAGTGTGAGGGCGTCAAGATGAGCCTCTTCCAAGACCTTAAGCTCAAGCGCCGAAAGGTTGACTCCCG GTGCAGCAGTGATGGCGAAAGCTTGGCGGAGTCATCGTCGTGCTCCCCGGACTCGGGGTCATCAGGAGGGGAAACTTCCTCCTGCAGCCCAGTCCAGCCCCAGGCAACGTACCTGCCACCGGAGTCACCCCGGGCTTCCCCTCACTTACATCCCcatattgaaag GTCCTCCCCTGACAGTGCTGGAAATGAGTTCGGAGAGGTCAAAAGCAGTAGAGACTATGAACAAGAAGAAGATCCCCGTGATGCTCATGTCTTTGATGGAGGTGGAACACAACCAGTGTCTTCATCTGGGGTGTCAGTGATGTCTCACTCTTCTGGTATGCAAGATGCCCACCCTAGTGATGAAGTTGACCCTCCTGAAAGGATGTCAACTACCCCTCCACCTCCTGATACTAGTGAGCATTTACCAGAAATTAGCTCTGTATCTACAGGCACACCCCTTCCGCCACCATTGGTATCACTGGCTCCTCCACTGAATGGATTGGGTGCCATGCCAGCAACCCCTTACACTCTGGCTGTATCCATGGCAGGCCTAGCTCCTAGCATTGCCAGCTCAGCAATGGGCCTTCGTTGTGGAGCGCCCGTTTCTGTAGCACCACCTTActgggtaggaggaggaggcagtGGTGGTGGTGGCAGTGTGGCAGGCCCTGGAGCCAGTCGTGTGAATGGAGTTCGACCTGAATTAATAAGTGGTGGTATTGTCCAATCTTCTCCCGCTGCTCCTCCACCAGCAGCTGCCCCAGCTGATAGCAGTAGAGCTGGGTATTCACCCCGTCTACAGCGCACACCTACAGTTATTATGGGAGAGGCAGGGGGAGTTAAAACAATGTTTTGGACAGGACCAAGTGAATCCATTACACCAGTATCTCAGGCACCACGAGAAGTGATTTCATGCCCCAGTACTCCTTGTGTTTATGGTGCGGATACAAGTGATGCAGTGCGTGCCTCAGTAGATGCCCTCATGTCATTAGGACAAGACAGAAGAGGATCACCCCCACAACTCTCCCCGTCTAGTACTTTATCCCTGTCACCATCAGCCCGCTCTCCTATAACTCCCAGTTCAAGGTCTCCTCATACCAATCCCCCAATTTCTCGTTCCCCATATACAGTAGCCCCATCTTCTCCTGGTTACCAAGTAGTACGTGGCCTAGGGTCTCCACAAAGTTCCCCCGGAGACCTTCATCTACTACAGAATAGTTCTTATGTACACTCACCCACCAGTGTTGAAACTCAAAGACATCCTTCAGCTCCACTCAATATGGAAAGACTTTGGGCTGGAGACAGAAGTCAGTTGCCTCAAACTCAGCCAGATTCTCAAGCAGCTCTCAATCTAACTACTGTCGGGATGTGGGGAGCTCGTGCCAATGGCATGGATACTGGAGTTGGTGTTCCAGCACAGCCTACTCAaacagaagaagatgaagatgaccAACCAATGATATGTATGATCTGTGAGGACCGGGCAACTGGTCTTCATTATGGCATCATCACTTGTGAAGG GTGCAAAGGTTTTTTCAAGAGAACAGTGCAAAATAAGCGGGTGTACACTTGTGTAGCTGATGGTGATTGTGAAATCACAAAAGCACAGCGTAACCGATGTCAGTATTGTCGATTCCAGAAATGTTTACGTCAAGGCATGGTTCTTGCTG CTGTGAGAGAAGACCGAATGCCTGGCGGTCGTAACTCTGGAgcagtatataatttatacaag GTAAAgtacaaaaagaagaataagaagaatggTCAAATGAAACCAGGAGCCCCTGCCTCTGAGAAGAAATTAAGCCTAGATCCATTGATGACGTCAGGTACAACTTCTTTAGCGAACTCTCCCATCCCAATGCCAATTTCCAGTGCCCTCACACCTCCTGTCACCTCGCCCATTACCAGTGGCCTCAATAGTGGGCACATTCTTAAGGCTGCCCTCACCAACCCATCAGAG GTAGCACATTTCCGGCAACGACTGGATAATAATGTAACTTCAACTAGAGAGAGATTGTTGCCGTACCCTGTTGCAGAGGCCATGATCCGGTTACTTATAGAATGTGATGACTTCGAAGACATTGCTACTTTGAAG AATCTGGACGATTTACTCGATCACAAAAGTGACTTATCAACCAAGTTACGACAATTGGGAGATTCTATATCCATAAAACTTGTTCAGTGGACCAAACGCCTTCCTTTCTACCATGAACTCCCAGTTGAGGTCCATACGCGACTTCTTACACACAAGTGGCATGAGCTTCTGGTCCTCACCACTTCAGCCTATCAGGCAATTTATGGTCTTCAGAAACTTGGGTCCAGATCTTCAGATGGTACTGAAGCAGAGTTCCATCAGGAG GTGTCCAACAATCTTTGTACCTTGCAAACCTGTCTTAATTCTATGATGGGTAGACCTATTACAATGGACCAGTTGCGGCAGGAGGTTGGCGTGATGGTTGAAAAAATTACTCATGTCACATTGGCATTGCGCAAAGCCAAAATACAGATTGAGGAATATGTATGTCTGAAAGTCATAACCATGTTGAATCAGG TTGCAAGGAGTGGCCATAGTGAGCTGGAAGTAATTCAAGAGAGGTATATGAATTGCCTTCGAACATACTGTGAAACCCACTACCCTTTCCAACCCAACAGATACCAGGACTTACTAGTCAGACTTCCAGAT atccaagcagcagcagcaaaacTTCTAGAAACCAAGATGTTGTACGTCCCTTTCCTGTTGAACTCCACCATCAACAGATAG